The window ATCGGGTTCTCCCCCATATCCCGGCCAACAGGGTAACGGGCTGCTCTTGCAGGTCCCCCGGCTACACCGGGTGTTCAAAGACCGAGGCGATGCTTTTCTCAGGGCCGAAATGGATGCACCCTGTGGGGCAGACGCTCATACAGGCGGTCTTCAGGCCCTGGCCCAGGCGATCCACGCAGAGATCGCACTTTACTGCCAGCTCTGTTCGTTCCTCGAACTGCATGGCGCCGAAGGGACAGGCCTCCACACACTCCCTGCATCCGATGCACAGGTCGGCATTGATCAATACGATGCCCTGGTCATTTCTGGTAATCGCATCCACCGGGCACGCATCCTTGCAGGGCGGCCTGGCGCAGTGATGGCAATAGACCGGGATATAATCAGGGGATTTTTCGATCACCCGCACCAGCCGGGGGCCGACCCCGAGGCCGTGTTCCTGCTTGCAGGCGACCTCGCAGGCATGACACCCCATGCAGTTCTTCTTGTCAAATATCAAAGAAACTTTCTCCATTTTGCTATTCCTCCTAACGCGG of the Deltaproteobacteria bacterium genome contains:
- a CDS encoding 4Fe-4S binding protein; this encodes MEKVSLIFDKKNCMGCHACEVACKQEHGLGVGPRLVRVIEKSPDYIPVYCHHCARPPCKDACPVDAITRNDQGIVLINADLCIGCRECVEACPFGAMQFEERTELAVKCDLCVDRLGQGLKTACMSVCPTGCIHFGPEKSIASVFEHPV